The following are encoded in a window of Cervus canadensis isolate Bull #8, Minnesota chromosome 11, ASM1932006v1, whole genome shotgun sequence genomic DNA:
- the ASCL3 gene encoding achaete-scute homolog 3 gives MMDNRSYSNMPDKLPVFSDSSHLPLTRSFYLDPMVTFHVYPEGPVPSPYSENLPLLPFSSDSLIMENYGEPCAFSFPMPYPNYRRCDYAYGPAFIRKRNERERQRVKCVNEGYAQLRHHLPEEYLEKRLSKVETLRAAIKYINYLQSLLYPDEAETKNNPRKGSSIMATTTRHSDSIFRII, from the coding sequence ATGATGGACAATAGAAGCTACTCTAACATGCCAGATAAACTGCCTGTCTTCAGTGATTCCTCCCACTTGCCACTGACCAGGTCCTTCTATCTGGACCCCATGGTCACGTTCCACGTCTACCCAGAAGGCCCAGTGCCATCCCCTTACTCGGAAAACTTGCCATTGCTGCCTTTTTCCAGTGACTCCCTGATTATGGAAAATTATGGTGAACCCTGTGCCTTCTCCTTCCCAATGCCTTATCCAAATTACAGAAGGTGTGACTATGCCTACGGGCCAGCCTTTATCCGGAAAAGGAATGAGCGGGAAAGGCAGCGGGTGAAATGTGTCAATGAAGGCTATGCCCAGCTCCGACATCATCTGCCAGAGGAATACTTAGAGAAACGCCTCAGCAAAGTGGAAACCCTCAGAGCTGCCATCAAGTACATTAATTACCTCCAGTCCCTGCTGTACCCTGATGAGGCTGAGACCAAGAATAATCCCAGGAAAGGTTCCTCCATAATGGCAACCACCACCCGCCACTCTGACTCCATTTTTAGAATCATTTGA